The proteins below are encoded in one region of Rhododendron vialii isolate Sample 1 chromosome 7a, ASM3025357v1:
- the LOC131334109 gene encoding peamaclein-like, which yields MKVALATFLLVSLFLSSSLLETAMAGSSFCDSKCGVRCSKAGREDRCLKYCGIRCEECNCVPSGTSGNKDECPCYRDKKNSKGNPKCP from the exons atgaaggtAGCTCTTGCAACTTTCTTGCTGGTGTCCCTTTTTCTCAGCTCTTCTCTCCTTGAGACTGCAATGGCTGGTTCAA GTTTCTGTGACTCCAAGTGCGGGGTAAGGTGCTCAAAAGCAGGACGGGAGGACAGGTGCTTGAAGTACTGTGGCATACGCTGCGAGGAGTGCAATTGTGTTCCTTCTGGGACTTCTGGGAACAAGGACGAGTGCCCTTGCTATAGGGACAAGAAGAATTCCAAGGGCAACCCCAAGTGCCCTTAG
- the LOC131333282 gene encoding uncharacterized protein LOC131333282, producing MNLHKKKEKLPIPLTSTTANSMQQPKETCTNLNCFFCLMKEPESSIRREGLANCFKEMPFTNDHEHVLVLSGLWNIAMTQPDDPEFPSLGIFNCMASLIHRGLIDRDWLLRDQNLYIPYYAAHVIGSYTMNKVEFAEKAVDSGVIPPLMELFRGKMSWVEQRVAVRALGHLASYESTFESVAKYEEELVNLAMNLASNCLEVVYVNYVGVKDKSKRLNYHCDLLTRGVGGMEMENRKAEEWASQIQCWSLYLLNCFAIKERSINLMSEKEFLEDLCGMWGGLVNHSSAAGVGLIRILCYTEVGRKRISESPEVIEKLCNLSRSSDDWQYMGIDCLRLLLNDADTRNKVIHTATLCLADLIEIRTLGGKTNIGEAIAKALLTDFRQTKSKIVDSRVERALEEIWDMKVERRRKEKRLSSENVEEKRVLVSLIKQQGNHSFSVGEIEEALLKYTEGLELCPMRLRKDRIVLYSNRAQCHLLLNDPDSAISDTTRALSLSTPVNSHSKSLWRRSQAYDMKGLAKESLMDCLMFVNRFIGSETTKHVKIPYYAARMITKQMEISWLFAIAQSKTASDHMDKAKQADGDNEASSNEDSNFEMLRMMTKNKAFATGLSTIVEEPLIRKSGSGRGKLERSKERKNAALAVSQ from the exons ATGAACTTGCataagaaaaaggagaaactgCCCATCCCCCTTACTAGTACCACAGCCAATAGTATGCAGCAGCCCAAAGAGACTTGCACTAACCTTAACTGTTTCTTCTGCCTTATGAAGGAACCTGAGTCCTCAATAAGGAGAGAAGGACTTGCAAACTGTTTCAAGGAAATGCCTTTCACCAACGACCATGAACACGTTTTGGTCCTAAGCGGATTATGGAACATCGCCATGACTCAACCGGATGATCCAGAGTTTCCATCTCTCGGCATCTTTAATTGCATGGCCAGTCTAATCCACAGGGGTCTCATCGACAGAGATTGGCTTCTTAGGGACCAAAACCTATATATTCCCTATTATGCAGCTCATGTTATAGGCTCCTACACCATGAACAAGGTTGAGTTTGCCGAAAAAGCAGTGGACTCAGGAGTGATCCCTCCACTGATGGAGCTTTTCAGAGGAAAAATGAGTTGGGTTGAGCAAAGGGTTGCAGTTAGAGCCCTTGGACACTTGGCAAGCTACGAAAGCACGTTTGAGTCTGTGGCAAAGTATGAAGAAGAGTTGGTCAACTTAGCCATGAATTTGGCCTCCAACTGTCTTGAAGTGGTATATGTTAATTATGTAGGTGTGAAGGATAAGAGCAAGAGGTTGAATTACCACTGTGATTTGCTTACTAGAGGGGTTGGAGGAATGGAAATGGAGAACCGAAAGGCTGAGGAATGGGCTAGCCAAATCCAGTGCTGGTCTCTCTATCTTCTCAACTGCTTTGCCATTAAAGAGAGATCCATAAATCTCATGTCTGAGAAAGAGTTCCTTGAGGACTTGTGTGGAATGTGGGGTGGGTTGGTGAATCACAGCTCAGCCGCGGGGGTTGGACTCATTAGAATCTTGTGTTACACTGAAgttggaagaaaaagaatttcAGAATCACCAGAAGTCATAGAGAAACTCTGTAATCTCTCTAGATCTTCAGATGATTGGCAGTATATGGGGATTGATTGTCTTCGGTTACTTCTAAATGATGCGGATACAAGAAACAAAGTCATCCATACTGCCACTTTGTGTCTTGCGGACTTGATTGAGATTCGGACACTCGGAGGAAAAACAAACATTGGTGAAGCGATTGCAAAGGCACTGCTCACGGATTTCAGACAAACAAAATCGAAAATTGTGGACAGTAGAGTTGAGAGAGCACtagaagaaatatgggatatGAAGGTGGAGAGgagaaggaaagagaagagGTTGTCTAGTGAGAACGTTGAGGAGAAAAGGGTTTTGGTTAGCCTGATAAAACAGCAAGGGAACCATAGCTTTTCGGTAGGAGAAATCGAAGAGGCTTTGTTGAAGTATACAGAAGGTTTAGAGTTGTGTCCAATGAGGTTGAGAAAAGATAGAATTGTTTTGTACAGTAATAGAGCTCAGTGTCATTTGCTGCTTAATGATCCTGATTCTGCCATTAGCGACACAACAAGAGCTCTTTCCCTTTCTACCCCTGTCAACTCTCATAGTAAAAGCCTGTGGAGAAGATCTCAGGCTTATGACATGAAAGGGTTGGCCAAAGAAAGCTTAATGGACTGCTTAATGTTCGTAAACAGATTCATAGGTTCAGAAACAACAAAGCATGTTAAAATCCCATACTACGCGGCACGCATGATTACCAAGCAGATGGAAATTTCATGGCTTTTTGCCATCGCACAATCAAAGACAGCAAGCGATCACATGGATAAAGCAAAACAAGCAGACGGTGATAATGAGGCTAGCAGCAACGAGGATTCAAACTTTGAAATGTTGAGAATGATGACAAAGAACAAGGCTTTCGCGACAG GTTTGTCAACCATTGTAGAAGAACCTTTGATCAGAAAGAGTGGAAGTGGCAGGGGAAAGTTGGAAAGATCCAAGGAAAGAAAGAATGCTGCCTTGGCTGTATCACAGTAA